The following coding sequences lie in one Paramormyrops kingsleyae isolate MSU_618 chromosome 15, PKINGS_0.4, whole genome shotgun sequence genomic window:
- the jun gene encoding transcription factor Jun, whose product METTFYDDSLNSAFSQHGSPGYGYNHRVSKQTMTLNLTDPTGSLKPHLRAKANDILTSPDVGLLKLASPELERLIIQSSNGLITTTPTPTQFLCPKNVTDEQEGFAEGFVRALAELHHQHMPGVTSAPQTSVNSALAPVSSVAGSTAYSSTMRSDPPVYADLNTFNPAISAAQASGYSGANSALSYSTAAAPQHPISTLPVQHPRLQTLKEEPQTVPEMPGETPPLSPINMESQERIKAERKRMRNRIAASKCRKRKLERISRLEDKVKNLKSQNSELASTANMLREQVAQLKQKVMNHVNSGCQLMLTQQLQTF is encoded by the coding sequence ATGGAAACTACTTTTTACGACGACTCTCTGAACAGCGCCTTCTCTCAGCACGGCAGTCCCGGCTACGGATACAACCACAGGGTGTCCAAGCAGACCATGACGCTCAACCTGACCGACCCCACGGGGAGCCTTAAACCTCACCTTCGGGCGAAAGCTAATGACATACTGACCTCCCCAGACGTGGGACTGCTGAAGTTAGCCTCCCCGGAGCTGGAGCGGCTCATCATCCAGTCCAGTAACGGTTTGATCACCACCACCCCGACCCCGACTCAGTTCCTCTGTCCGAAGAACGTGACGGACGAACAGGAGGGCTTCGCCGAGGGCTTCGTCAGGGCACTGGCGGAGCTGCACCACCAGCACATGCCCGGTGTCACGTCTGCCCCGCAGACCAGCGTCAACAGCGCTCTGGCACCCGTCTCCTCCGTGGCGGGCAGCACGGCTTACAGCTCCACCATGCGCTCCGACCCACCTGTGTATGCTGACCTGAACACCTTCAACCCGGCCATCAGCGCCGCGCAGGCGTCCGGCTACAGCGGCGCAAACTCGGCTCTCAGCTATTCCACAGCTGCGGCGCCCCAGCACCCCATCAGCACGCTGCCCGTCCAGCACCCGAGGCTGCAGACGCTGAAGGAGGAGCCACAGACGGTGCCCGAGATGCCGGGCGAGACCCCTCCGCTGTCCCCCATCAACATGGAGAGCCAGGAGCGCATCAAGGCTGAGCGAAAGCGCATGAGAAACAGGATCGCCGCCTCCAAGTGCCGGAAGAGGAAGCTGGAGAGGATCTCAAGGCTGGAGGACAAAGTAAAGAACCTAAAGTCGCAAAACTCGGAGCTGGCGTCCACGGCGAACATGCTGCGGGAGCAGGTCGCCCAGCTCAAGCAGAAGGTCATGAATCACGTCAACAGTGGATGCCAGCTCATGTTGACACAGCAGCTGCAGACTTTCTGA
- the LOC111834819 gene encoding uncharacterized protein isoform X2, with protein sequence MTGCCALPAVSNFIMARNEEKQFGKLNRLWLQKEKEEGRIKVPDRPKLSSLNTAASVKKWIPSIKNEMEYYLQQSQLSHYPERKIAEFHKRIQDLEREYKLHVRKLRTLDPTYRHHPWTPRAYTKKRNAKMPCNSEIPDPPSLESVDTDGAWRTGGEDEQSSGTSGPQDLPGQDQPLSFNTDRLPLIVGRSRAGSGSRGADGLTQALLSGLPNLQSSPLAQALSAQRGGVAAATSSSCAPQNTPHVLGLASYWSSDEDT encoded by the exons ATGACCGGATGTTGTGCTCTGCCCGCTGTTAGTAATTTTATCATGGCCAGGAACGAAGAGAAACAGTTCGGCAAACTTAACAGGCTTTGGCTCCAGAAGGAAAAAGAAG AAGGCCGAATTAAGGTTCCAGATAGACCTAAGCTG TCCTCCCTAAATACTGCTGCATCTGTGAAAAAGTGGATCCCAAGCATAAAGAATGAGATGGAGTACTACTTACAG CAATCCCAACTGTCCCACTACCCCGAAAGGAAGATTGCGGAGTTCCACAAGCGTATCCAGGACCTTGAACGGGAGTACAAGCTGCATGTACGCAAACTCCGCACCCTTGACCCCACTTACAGACACCATCCCTGGACGCCCCGCGCTTACACCAAGAAACGGAATG CGAAAATGCCATGTAATTCGGAGATCCCTGACCCCCCAAGCTTGGAGAGTGTAGACACTGATGGAGCATGGAGGACCGGTGGTGAAGATGAACAGTCCTCGGGGACTTCAGGCCCCCAGGACCTGCCAGGCCAGGATCAGCCCTTGTCCTTCAACACGGACCGGCTGCCCCTGATTGTCGGCAGATCACGAGCGGGGAGTGGCAGCCGTGGAGCCGACGGCCTGACCCAGGCCCTGCTGTCTGGCCTGCCCAACCTCCAGAGCTCTCCGTTAGCCCAAGCCCTGTCAGCACAGAGGGGGGGCGTGGCGGCGGCTACCAGTTCCAGCTGTGCTCCTCAGAACACACCACATGTCCTGGGGCTGGCCTCTTACTGGTCCTCCGATGAAGACACCTGA
- the faslg gene encoding tumor necrosis factor ligand superfamily member 6 has translation MPSPEDHRASSPRMAGMEYDHRHMHPPVFLVDRGGLASAPGLPGDPGLVPCWTFPPARAKRKRGHGRGCMVLMGLLTLLLLFGAMALGAYQILRLQSELAQLKQDFSAQNEGTVSEKLTDLRETDSHHDGLRQAAHLTFQLPKDKQAKTLEWEPQHGRAFTQGVVYRDGALQVKEAALYFVYSRVEYMARQCPDKDALIHVVFKRGQKDQKPLVLLKGHCEGYCQQQQDGYWSTSSYVGAVLHLDQQDQIFVNVSKPGLLSHNFDANFFGLFKI, from the exons ATGCCTTCCCCTGAAGATCACAGAGCCAGCTCTCCACGCATGGCAGGCATGGAATACGACCACCGGCACATGCACCCTCCGGTCTTTCTGGTGGACCGAGGCGGCCTGGCGTCGGCGCCGGGCCTGCCCGGAGATCCCGGCCTGGTGCCCTGCTGGACGTTCCCCCCAGCCCGAGCAAAGCGCAAGAGGGGCCACGGGCGTGGGTGCATGGTCCTGATGGGGCTGCTgacgctgctgctgctgtttggtGCGATGGCGCTGGGCGCCTACCAGATACTGAGGCTGCAGTCTGAGCTGGCACAGCTGAAACAG GACTTCAGTGCACAAAATGAGGGCACAGTCTCTGAGAAGTTGACCG ACCTTCGAGAGACCGATTCCCACCACGACGGGCTGAGGCAGGCAGCTCACCTCAcgt TTCAGCTTCCCAAGGATAAGCAGGCAAAGACACTGGAATGGGAGCCCCAGCACGGACGAGCCTTCACTCAGGGTGTGGTCTACCGGGACGGGGCCCTGCAGGTGAAAGAGGCGGCCCTCTACTTCGTCTACTCGCGGGTGGAGTACATGGCCAGGCAGTGTCCCGACAAAGACGCCCTCATCCACGTCGTCTTCAAGAGGGGCCAGAAGGACCAAAAGCCACTGGTGCTCTTGAAGGGCCATTGCGAGGGTTACTGCCAGCAACAGCAGGATGGCTACTGGTCCACCAGTAGCTACGTGGGCGCCGTGCTCCACCTGGACCAGCAGGACCAGATCTTTGTCAACGTGTCCAAGCCAGGCCTGCTCAGCCACAACTTCGATGCAAATTTCTTCGGACTCTTCAAGATCTAA
- the caiap gene encoding CARD- and ANK-domain containing inflammasome adapter protein isoform X2, which translates to MMKKDLIEGISNTEVLVNLLIDRGILPAEKKVMVLHYGTREERNSQVLDMLVSQGERACRCFFYPCLKQAEPDLYLNIRTYVGQINENVRDGRRQLIGYLLERDKENPMAKTREASLQKGALAAPSLQKATLQMERQKAADVVPEEAAVRRDKNGNLFDAAATGALSLLEENLRNKDVNNVRSSEETLLHVAVRHGQVAIVKFLLGKGAKVNMKDGQGRTALHRAAEVGHTPTTRALLKAGADIYALDEHSEMPLKLAVRNGHLSAARAIVEEEAKSFKNRRTFLHMAAMQDDCSLVQTLLKSGSVVDAKDDERKTALLHAVNRGFEKTARVLLEAGAKVNWNIVEAAFSLGGQSMVNVLLKHTKQVSPSTLKAALFKAVQRNLDGVVDVLVDRGADVNALNKLRYTPLLLAAELGNEEASRALICKKASVEEKLPNRNSALHLAVQSGSLNITKLLLERGLDVNVVGAQEHTPLHLAARHNRHSLVGVLLHAGARVNAAGAKGLTALHMACQESHPESVSELLKGKVDIHAQDGQARTALHWAAARADPSVIHMLLSAGANVNTADKEKRMPLHLATMEGRAEVVLALLATKAHFKAKDMNGCTPLHYAAAGGWVAVVTILLSSGKNKNVNDRNVWRKTPLHLASERGQAAAIDLLLSSGANINALDGNKDTPLHSASRCGHLTAAEKLASWTQGSRADLRAKNRVHKTPLQVAQSESTRSHQHIASLLQKKMFLI; encoded by the coding sequence ATGATGAAGAAGGACCTGATCGAGGGCATTTCCAACACAGAAGTGCTGGTGAACCTACTGATTGACCGCGGCATACTTCCGGCAGAGAAAAAAGTCATGGTGCTTCACTATGGGACGAGAGAAGAGAGAAACTCACAGGTGCTGGACATGCTGGTGTCCCAAGGTGAGCGAGCATGTAGGTGCTTCTTCTACCCTTGTCTGAAGCAGGCTGAGCCCGACCTGTACCTCAACATCAGGACTTACGTGGGCCAAATTAATGAGAACGTCAGGGATGGCCGCAGGCAGCTGATTGGATACCTGCTTGAGCGGGACAAGGAAAATCCCATGGCGAAGACGAGAGAGGCGAGCCTTCAGAAAGGGGCACTGGCAGCACCGTCACTGCAAAAAGCGACGTTACAAATGGAGAGGCAGAAAGCTGCTGATGTGGTGCCAGAAGAAGCTGCCGTGAGACGGGATAAAAATGGCAACTTATTTGATGCAGCCGCAACAGGAGCGCTTTCCCTGCTGGAGGAGAACTTAAGGAACAAGGATGTCAACAATGTCAGGTCATCGGAGGAGACATTACTGCACGTAGCTGTCCGGCACGGCCAAGTCGCCATCGTGAAGTTCCTCCTCGGCAAAGGGGCTAAAGTCAATATGAAGGACGGCCAGGGCAGGACGGCACTGCACAGGGCCGCCGAGGTGGGCCACACGCCAACAACGCGGGCACTTTTGAAGGCAGGAGCTGATATCTATGCGCTAGATGAGCACTCAGAGATGCCTCTCAAGTTGGCGGTGAGGAACGGTCATCTCAGCGCAGCAAGAGCTATCGTGGAAGAGGAGGCAAAGAGCTTTAAAAACCGGAGGACTTTCCTGCATATGGCGGCCATGCAGGATGACTGCAGCTTGGTCCAGACTCTCTTGAAGAGCGGATCTGTCGTGGACGCAAAGGACGACGAGAGGAAGACTGCACTTCTACACGCCGTTAACCGAGGCTTTGAGAAAACTGCCAGAGTTCTTCTCGAAGCAGGTGCCAAGGTGAACTGGAACATCGTAGAGGCCGCATTTAGTCTCGGCGGCCAGTCCATGGTTAATGTTCTTCTGAAGCACACCAAGCAAGTGTCTCCCAGCACTCTCAAGGCGGCTCTTTTCAAAGCTGTGCAAAGGAACCTCGATGGTGTCGTAGATGTTCTGGTAGACAGAGGAGCCGATGTCAACGCTCTCAACAAGCTTCGGTACACACCTCTGCTTCTGGCTGCTGAGCTGGGCAATGAGGAAGCCTCCAGAGCTCTGATATGCAAGAAGGCCAGTGTTGAGGAGAAGCTGCCCAACCGTAACTCTGCTCTGCACCTGGCTGTTCAGAGTGGCAGTCTGAACATAACGAAACTCCTTCTAGAGAGGGGGCTGGATGTCAACGTAGTTGGGGCTCAGGAACACACACCCTTGCATCTGGCAGCCCGACACAACAGACATTCGCTGGTAGGGGTGCTGCTGCACGCAGGGGCTCGTGTCAACGCTGCTGGAGCAAAGGGACTCACGGCCCTGCACATGGCATGCCAGGAGAGTCACCCTGAGTCTGTGTCCGAGCTGTTAAAGGGGAAGGTGGACATTCATGCCCAAGATGGTCAAGCGAGGACGGCACTGCACTGGGCTGCGGCCCGGGCAGATCCCTCGGTGATACACATGCTCCTGTCTGCAGGTGCCAACGTCAACACTGCAGATAAGGAGAAGAGGATGCCCTTACACTTAGCTACCATGGAGGGCAGAGCTGAGGTGGTTTTGGCTCTGCTGGCCACCAAGGCTCACTTCAAGGCCAAGGACATGAACGGGTGCACTCCTTTACACTACGCAGCGGCCGGAGGCTGGGTAGCTGTGGTGACCATCCTCCTGTCCTCGGGGAAAAACAAGAACGTGAACGACAGGAATGTGTGGCGGAAGACACCTCTCCACCTGGCCTCAGAGCGCGGGCAGGCTGCGGCCATCGACCTGCTCCTGTCCAGCGGGGCCAACATTAACGCGTTGGATGGCAACAAGGACACACCACTGCACAGCGCCAGCCGCTGCGGGCACCTTACTGCTGCGGAAAAGCTGGCCAGTTGGACACAGGGCAGCAGAGCGGATCTGCGGGCAAAGAACAGGGTGCATAAAACACCACTGCAAGTGGCCCAGTCGGAGAGCACGAGAAGCCACCAGCACATAGCCTCCCTGCTGCAAAAGAAGATGTTCCTAATCTAG
- the caiap gene encoding CARD- and ANK-domain containing inflammasome adapter protein isoform X1, producing the protein MHAGNIFPNPYAIEVVQMMKKDLIEGISNTEVLVNLLIDRGILPAEKKVMVLHYGTREERNSQVLDMLVSQGERACRCFFYPCLKQAEPDLYLNIRTYVGQINENVRDGRRQLIGYLLERDKENPMAKTREASLQKGALAAPSLQKATLQMERQKAADVVPEEAAVRRDKNGNLFDAAATGALSLLEENLRNKDVNNVRSSEETLLHVAVRHGQVAIVKFLLGKGAKVNMKDGQGRTALHRAAEVGHTPTTRALLKAGADIYALDEHSEMPLKLAVRNGHLSAARAIVEEEAKSFKNRRTFLHMAAMQDDCSLVQTLLKSGSVVDAKDDERKTALLHAVNRGFEKTARVLLEAGAKVNWNIVEAAFSLGGQSMVNVLLKHTKQVSPSTLKAALFKAVQRNLDGVVDVLVDRGADVNALNKLRYTPLLLAAELGNEEASRALICKKASVEEKLPNRNSALHLAVQSGSLNITKLLLERGLDVNVVGAQEHTPLHLAARHNRHSLVGVLLHAGARVNAAGAKGLTALHMACQESHPESVSELLKGKVDIHAQDGQARTALHWAAARADPSVIHMLLSAGANVNTADKEKRMPLHLATMEGRAEVVLALLATKAHFKAKDMNGCTPLHYAAAGGWVAVVTILLSSGKNKNVNDRNVWRKTPLHLASERGQAAAIDLLLSSGANINALDGNKDTPLHSASRCGHLTAAEKLASWTQGSRADLRAKNRVHKTPLQVAQSESTRSHQHIASLLQKKMFLI; encoded by the coding sequence ATGCATGCAGGTAACATTTTCCCTAATCCCTATGCTATCGAAGTTGTTCAGATGATGAAGAAGGACCTGATCGAGGGCATTTCCAACACAGAAGTGCTGGTGAACCTACTGATTGACCGCGGCATACTTCCGGCAGAGAAAAAAGTCATGGTGCTTCACTATGGGACGAGAGAAGAGAGAAACTCACAGGTGCTGGACATGCTGGTGTCCCAAGGTGAGCGAGCATGTAGGTGCTTCTTCTACCCTTGTCTGAAGCAGGCTGAGCCCGACCTGTACCTCAACATCAGGACTTACGTGGGCCAAATTAATGAGAACGTCAGGGATGGCCGCAGGCAGCTGATTGGATACCTGCTTGAGCGGGACAAGGAAAATCCCATGGCGAAGACGAGAGAGGCGAGCCTTCAGAAAGGGGCACTGGCAGCACCGTCACTGCAAAAAGCGACGTTACAAATGGAGAGGCAGAAAGCTGCTGATGTGGTGCCAGAAGAAGCTGCCGTGAGACGGGATAAAAATGGCAACTTATTTGATGCAGCCGCAACAGGAGCGCTTTCCCTGCTGGAGGAGAACTTAAGGAACAAGGATGTCAACAATGTCAGGTCATCGGAGGAGACATTACTGCACGTAGCTGTCCGGCACGGCCAAGTCGCCATCGTGAAGTTCCTCCTCGGCAAAGGGGCTAAAGTCAATATGAAGGACGGCCAGGGCAGGACGGCACTGCACAGGGCCGCCGAGGTGGGCCACACGCCAACAACGCGGGCACTTTTGAAGGCAGGAGCTGATATCTATGCGCTAGATGAGCACTCAGAGATGCCTCTCAAGTTGGCGGTGAGGAACGGTCATCTCAGCGCAGCAAGAGCTATCGTGGAAGAGGAGGCAAAGAGCTTTAAAAACCGGAGGACTTTCCTGCATATGGCGGCCATGCAGGATGACTGCAGCTTGGTCCAGACTCTCTTGAAGAGCGGATCTGTCGTGGACGCAAAGGACGACGAGAGGAAGACTGCACTTCTACACGCCGTTAACCGAGGCTTTGAGAAAACTGCCAGAGTTCTTCTCGAAGCAGGTGCCAAGGTGAACTGGAACATCGTAGAGGCCGCATTTAGTCTCGGCGGCCAGTCCATGGTTAATGTTCTTCTGAAGCACACCAAGCAAGTGTCTCCCAGCACTCTCAAGGCGGCTCTTTTCAAAGCTGTGCAAAGGAACCTCGATGGTGTCGTAGATGTTCTGGTAGACAGAGGAGCCGATGTCAACGCTCTCAACAAGCTTCGGTACACACCTCTGCTTCTGGCTGCTGAGCTGGGCAATGAGGAAGCCTCCAGAGCTCTGATATGCAAGAAGGCCAGTGTTGAGGAGAAGCTGCCCAACCGTAACTCTGCTCTGCACCTGGCTGTTCAGAGTGGCAGTCTGAACATAACGAAACTCCTTCTAGAGAGGGGGCTGGATGTCAACGTAGTTGGGGCTCAGGAACACACACCCTTGCATCTGGCAGCCCGACACAACAGACATTCGCTGGTAGGGGTGCTGCTGCACGCAGGGGCTCGTGTCAACGCTGCTGGAGCAAAGGGACTCACGGCCCTGCACATGGCATGCCAGGAGAGTCACCCTGAGTCTGTGTCCGAGCTGTTAAAGGGGAAGGTGGACATTCATGCCCAAGATGGTCAAGCGAGGACGGCACTGCACTGGGCTGCGGCCCGGGCAGATCCCTCGGTGATACACATGCTCCTGTCTGCAGGTGCCAACGTCAACACTGCAGATAAGGAGAAGAGGATGCCCTTACACTTAGCTACCATGGAGGGCAGAGCTGAGGTGGTTTTGGCTCTGCTGGCCACCAAGGCTCACTTCAAGGCCAAGGACATGAACGGGTGCACTCCTTTACACTACGCAGCGGCCGGAGGCTGGGTAGCTGTGGTGACCATCCTCCTGTCCTCGGGGAAAAACAAGAACGTGAACGACAGGAATGTGTGGCGGAAGACACCTCTCCACCTGGCCTCAGAGCGCGGGCAGGCTGCGGCCATCGACCTGCTCCTGTCCAGCGGGGCCAACATTAACGCGTTGGATGGCAACAAGGACACACCACTGCACAGCGCCAGCCGCTGCGGGCACCTTACTGCTGCGGAAAAGCTGGCCAGTTGGACACAGGGCAGCAGAGCGGATCTGCGGGCAAAGAACAGGGTGCATAAAACACCACTGCAAGTGGCCCAGTCGGAGAGCACGAGAAGCCACCAGCACATAGCCTCCCTGCTGCAAAAGAAGATGTTCCTAATCTAG
- the LOC111834819 gene encoding uncharacterized protein isoform X1, with product MTGCCALPAVSNFIMARNEEKQFGKLNRLWLQKEKEEGRIKVPDRPKLSSLNTAASVKKWIPSIKNEMEYYLQQSQLSHYPERKIAEFHKRIQDLEREYKLHVRKLRTLDPTYRHHPWTPRAYTKKRNEIETHQTRQHFSSLQLSNFAKMPCNSEIPDPPSLESVDTDGAWRTGGEDEQSSGTSGPQDLPGQDQPLSFNTDRLPLIVGRSRAGSGSRGADGLTQALLSGLPNLQSSPLAQALSAQRGGVAAATSSSCAPQNTPHVLGLASYWSSDEDT from the exons ATGACCGGATGTTGTGCTCTGCCCGCTGTTAGTAATTTTATCATGGCCAGGAACGAAGAGAAACAGTTCGGCAAACTTAACAGGCTTTGGCTCCAGAAGGAAAAAGAAG AAGGCCGAATTAAGGTTCCAGATAGACCTAAGCTG TCCTCCCTAAATACTGCTGCATCTGTGAAAAAGTGGATCCCAAGCATAAAGAATGAGATGGAGTACTACTTACAG CAATCCCAACTGTCCCACTACCCCGAAAGGAAGATTGCGGAGTTCCACAAGCGTATCCAGGACCTTGAACGGGAGTACAAGCTGCATGTACGCAAACTCCGCACCCTTGACCCCACTTACAGACACCATCCCTGGACGCCCCGCGCTTACACCAAGAAACGGAATG aaatcgagactcatcagaccaggcaacatttttccagtcttcaattgtccaattttg CGAAAATGCCATGTAATTCGGAGATCCCTGACCCCCCAAGCTTGGAGAGTGTAGACACTGATGGAGCATGGAGGACCGGTGGTGAAGATGAACAGTCCTCGGGGACTTCAGGCCCCCAGGACCTGCCAGGCCAGGATCAGCCCTTGTCCTTCAACACGGACCGGCTGCCCCTGATTGTCGGCAGATCACGAGCGGGGAGTGGCAGCCGTGGAGCCGACGGCCTGACCCAGGCCCTGCTGTCTGGCCTGCCCAACCTCCAGAGCTCTCCGTTAGCCCAAGCCCTGTCAGCACAGAGGGGGGGCGTGGCGGCGGCTACCAGTTCCAGCTGTGCTCCTCAGAACACACCACATGTCCTGGGGCTGGCCTCTTACTGGTCCTCCGATGAAGACACCTGA